The genomic window TATTGTCCGGGTTATTCCGGTTTCTAGACTTATTCCTAGGTTTCGGCTGCGGCATGTCGTTCCGGTTAGGCAAAACCGGATTCCCCAGCGATTTACCGGCGAATCCCCCCCGACCAGGCTTCAGAGCCCGTTAAGGGCGTACTATGCAACGTTAAATGTCCGCTATTGTTTTCCGGTTTGCCAAAGATCGATAGTGGCCCAGCGAAGCAGCGGCAACATCTTGGCAGGCAAGCACTTAACGCTACGGCGCTGGCGGCCGTTCAGCAAACAGAAGAGGGAATAGACGCCGCCACTGTCCGGGCAAGGTATAGTTCCCTGCCAGCGATTCCACGGGAACCTGGGTTAATGAATATGCGTCATTGCGGGTGTGGTAAGCAGAGCCACAAACCTAACAAGCGAAACGAGGGTGATTCGATGCCAAAAAAAGAAGCGTTAAAGAAGTTGCGGGAGGTTCTGATTCGCCGCCGCGATGCGCTCCGGCGGGCACTTGCGGGCGACCTCAGCCTATTGCAAGAAGTGCGCGACACGGGCCCGGGAGATCTTCTCGATGCGGCCGTCGATACCGCTCAAGACGAGGTCAACAGTCAGTTGGTCGAGGCGGAAAGCCGCGAACTGACTTTGATCGACGAAGCCCTGGAACGCCTCAAAGATGGTTCCTATGGGACCTGCGATGAGTGCGGCAAGAACATCCCCATGGCGCGGTTGCAGGCCTTGCCCTACGCGACCGACTGCATCCAATGTCGCCGTAAGTCCGAACAGGGACTGTCGCCCAGCGTGTCCTGGAACCGGGTGTTCGAGGATGCCCCGATCGATAGTGTCTGAACCAGGGACCCATGCTACGTGTGTTCACGGGCCGGGGACCCATGCTACTTTTGGGCACGGGCCGGGGACCCATGCTACTTGTGTGCACGGGCCGGGGGCCCATGCTACTTTTGTTGGCTAAATGTCTTGCCCGTGGTGCTCCCACCAGCGGGTTGCTGTTTGGCGAGTCCATGGAAATTGGTCTCTCAACTTGGCCAACTGAGCGTATAGTTCGTCCGCCGATTGGGGACGCTGTTCGACCTGCTTATGCATGCACTGCTGGAGCAGCGCGGCCAGCGGTTGGACATCGGACTGCTCCAGCAGCTTTTCCAGCGGGGTCGGTGAACTGGTTAGGATCAATTCGAACAATCCGCTGGGGTCGATCTCGGAAAACGGTTCTCGGCCGGCCAGCATGAAATATCCGACGGCTCCCAGCGAGTAGATGTCCGATCGCGGGTCGGTGCGGCCGGGGCTGCGAAACCGTTCCGGGGCCATGAACATCGGCGTCCCGGCCCAGACGCGTTCTTGAGTGTGAAACAGTTGGTGATCCGGTTCGGTGGGTTTGGCCAAACCGAAATCGAACAGCACCGCCCAGTCGCAACACTCGCCTCGGGGGCTGAGCATGATATTGCGAGGCTTTACATCGCGATGCACCAAGCCCCGACGATGGGCTTCGGCCAGCGAGTCGCAGACGTGCATCAGCAGGTGCAACACCCGGCCGGCGGGCATTTTGCCAGCTCGACTGACGGCCTGGTGGACAGTGAGGCCTTCGAGCATCTCCATGGCGCAGTACGCGCGTCCGTCGTTGGTCCAGCCGTAATCGAAAATGGATACCGAGTGCGGACTGCGGAGGCCCGCGGCCAATTGGACTTCGCGATCAAACCGCAGCCGGCTCTCCTGACCTTCGCGGTCGGGACGAATCACCTTCAACGCCGCGGGACGTTTCATGAACTGATGGCGAGCTCGGTAGACGACGCCCATCCCGCCGCTGCCCAGTTCGTCCAGCAATTCATAACGTCCAAACTGTTCGGCCTCGTTTTGCCGAACTTCGCGGAAACGTTGATCGACAACAAAACCGGCCACCGCTGCCGAACAGGTCAGCACCGCCGCCAGGCCCAGCAGCGACCATCGCAACCAAGTTAAGGTCGCAAAGGCTTCTTGCACCGAAATTTCCGATACCGCTCCCATCTCCAGCTCCGGCAACCAACGCCATGCTCCGACGACCTCAACGCCTTGGTAGTTGCGATAAGGCGTTACCGTCTGGCCGGATTGCCGGGCAGCGGCTCGGCTGACAGCGATCGTCAGCGGTAACGTCGCCGCATCAGCGGTCAACGGTCGCCGTCGGCTGAGCGGGTGACCGGGATCGCCGGCCCGCAGGTATAGTGCCGCCGAAGTCGCATCGGCTGGTAACAATCCCGTTCCTCGCAGTCGTTCGGTGTGCCGCAACTCGGTGCGAATCCAGCCCCGGTCGTCCACAGCATAGGTGTCACCGCTGTCTTCAAAGTCCAGCTCGTCAAAGATCGCCGTCAGCTCGCGGTACAAGCCGATGCCGCGGACCAGCATCACCGCCTGCGTGCGGCCCTGCGGATCACGGATCGGGGTTACCAGCCACATCAGCGGGACGTCTTGTTCGGCGATGAACCCGACCGTGGGTTCGGTGATGCGATCGGGTTTGTGTAACAGGGTTTCGCCGGCAAAGGCACGTGCCAGTTCAATGCTGCCAGCGGCCGGCATCCGTTGGCCAACGTCGCCGGCATCGGCTTGCCAACTGGCCAAGGTCGTGCCGTTGCGGTTCCAAAACACATACCGTACGTCCTGGCCCCCCAGGGCCACCATTTGTTTGTGAATCTCGGCCCGGGCGGAACTTTCCACCAGCGCTTCACGGTACTGATCTTGTCGCGCCAGTTCGACCAGTTGGCTGACGTTGTGTTGCAGCTGAGGAGTTCGCGCCCAGGACTGGACGATAGCTATTTTGCCTTCCGCCCATTCTCTCACGGCCATCGCCGCAGTATCGCCCAAAATTTCCAATTGCGAGTACCGCAACGATTGCAGACTCGATTCGGCTTTGCGTTCCACGCCATAGATGGCCATTAGCGACGGCAGTGCCACGATAAGCGAGAGCAGCAGCGGCAACCAACGGCGCAGTCTGGCATGGGAGGGGGCCGATAATTGACTGCCCCGGGCGACGCGGATCGCCGACGGCAGGTCGGCCATCGAAGCCGTCTCGGTGGCGTCCGATACTATCGTTCGGGAACCGCCTCCTTTCACCGTTCCGCCTTCGGCCTTGGCGGCTTCGGCGTCGTGAAACTCCAACAACGACAAGACTTCTCTGCGGAGTTCCGGGTCGTTCGTCTGTTGCTCGACAAAGGCCCGTCGCTCGCCCACGGGCAACGCTTCGGCATCGTAGAAAATCTGACGGGCTACGGCGTATCGCTCGGGGGTCACGGTTGGATGTCTCGCTCCATTTCACGACGTAACCAAGCCCGCGCCATCGACCAATCTTTCTCCACCGTCCGCAAACTGGCCCCCAATTCACAAGCGATTTCTTTCATCGTCAGCCCGCCAAAAAACTTCAGTTCCACCACCCCCGCCTGGCGCGGATCGAGCTCTTTGAGCTTGGACAACAAGTCATCCAGCATTAATACGTCTTCATCCCGTTCGATCTGGAAAGTAACACTGGGGTCCAATTGCGCTCGCGTCCAACCGCCACCGCGCTTTTGTGAATTCACTCGCCGCGCATGGTCGACCAAAATCCGCCGCATCACGCGGGCACCGATGGCAAAGAAATGAGTCCGACCCTGCCAGTCGACGCGGCGTTGGTCCACCATCCGCACATAAGCTTCATGCACCAGAGAGGAACTGGTCAGGCGATTGCGATTCGGCTCGTTATTGATGAACCGATTTGCCATCCGCTGAAAGTCGTCGTACATGGCTGAGAATAATTCGTCGGCCGCGCGGGGTTCGCCGTTGGTTGCGTCGATCAGTTTTTCGGTTACCGAATCCATCAGACAACTCAGGCACACGCATGAACAACAAAGCAGGGGCTTCTCGAAACGGGAATGGTTTTCGGTATGCGGAAAAACTCCCCAAGTGTGTTGCACCCTGTTTGAATCATACCCCACGAACGGCCTCGACGTCAGCAAAGAAACTGCTTCCGCCGGCTTTAAAACTCGCCCATCATGGCGCCGTCGGCCCGATTGCCCAAATTTTCCAGAACTTCGCCATCGGTATTCTGGCTGAGGAATCGCACCGCACCATCGGCGAGCACGAAGTTCGCGCCACCGGGATGATAGCTGCCAAATCCTCCCACCTCGGTAGGTTCCTGTTCGTTCATGCCCATCATCATGGTAAAGTTTTGCATGTCGGAACCTGAAATGAGGTGCCCCGTGTTGCGTAGGGAGGAGCGGGTGCCGGAGGCCCAGCCCAAGCTGTTATCCTCGGGTAGAAATTCACCAATCAAAATCGTATTGGTACTGCCGTCGGCGATTTCGCTGTAGCGGATGTGACTGTTCAGAAATAGTAGCCCATTGTTGTCCACCTCAATCGGCGCTTCGCTACCGTGGTGACAGCCCGCATAGGTGGTCAGGCCCACGCTGTCGAAATCGAGCGATGAAGAATAAAACGACGGGCAGGTGTACGTCGGAATGTGCATGGCTCGGGCCGGAGCGTTCGCCGGGGCGTAGGTGCCAGCTTCGATGTCAAAGTTATTGGCGATCCCCGGTTGCTCGATGTACGGCAACAGTCGCACCAAGAAACTGACGTGCTGGCCCACCGGCTCGCTGCGAATAGGACCATCCGGGTTGGTGACCCCGGCCGGCAGGTGTTCCATCCCAAATTCAAAGTTGTGGACCGCCAGTCCCAATTGAGCCAGGTTGTTACTGCAGGAACATCGCCGCGCCGCTTCGCGTGCGGCCTGTACGGCCGGCAGCAATAACCCCACCAAGACTCCGATAATGGCAATCACGACCAGCAGCTCCACAAGCGTAAAACCGGCTTTCGATACAATCTCTGTCTGTTTAAAGGACCGATCCTGGGGCATCGTCGTTATCCGTTGTCGGAGGAAGAAGGAAGGGGAGGAATGATAATGGAATCGCTGCGTCGGGTAGATCCAACCGATGCAGCGGAGGACGGGGCGCTCGGGCCCAGCTGAGCCGTGACGTGTAAACGTCGGGAATCGTCGGGCGTCGAGTCGTCGTCGATGATCTCGATTTTTACGGTCGCCTGCGGATAACCCGCCAGAGCCGGAGTCACCTGCCACGTTTCGCCTTGGTAATCGGCGGCTTCACGCAGTTGCTGCGTGCCTCGAGCCAAGCCCGCATCCAGCAGCCAACGCGTCTGCTCTAGCTGGACTTCCTGGCGCATTTGCCGTCGGACCTGCAAGCTCGAACGCACGGCGACCAAGGCGATCGTAGTGACAATTCCCATGCTCACCAGCACGCAGACCAATATGGACCCTCGTCGCCGGGACGCTGTGAGGTTGGGTGGATTGGACATCATGGCTGCTGCACCTCGGCAGAATCAGACCCGTCGGTAGCATCAGACGCGTTAGTAGGTTCGGAGGCGGTGACGGGATCAGACGCGGTGGTGGCCCCACCAAACCGGTTGACCGACACCCGCAGGTGCAGTTCCGGCAGGGACTCCGCACGACGGATGGTCAACGAGATCCAGTCGGGCAGCTCCGATGCATCCCACTGTACGGTGCTTCCGCTAGCCAGCGGGAAGGCATCCTCAGTGGGCGGTGCCGCCGCGGAACGCGACCGCCGAACCAACTGCTGGTCGACCACTTGATAGGCCACTTGGTGCTCCGCGGGAAGTTGCACAAGCACCCGGTTGTCCTGTTCGATCGTTACTGAATCGCCATGCCGCAGATCGTCACGCACTTGGCGAGCCAACCGCAGGAGGGCTTGATGTTGTCGTTGACGCTGTTGCATCAAGGAAGAGAACTTGAACGATTGGTGGACCCAGCCAAGCGATAGCACCAGCAGAGTTGAAATCAAGAGCATGGCCACCATGGTTTCCAGCAAGGAAACCCCACGTAATTGTCGCCTACGTTTCATGATGCGGGCTCCTGAGGGTCGGAGCTGCCCAGTGCGTCGTCACCGTTGTCCTGTGCCTCGTCACCGTTATCCTGCGGAGCGTCCGATTGCGAAGGACGCAGCCAGCCGACCAGACGCAGCGGGGTGCCCGGGTGGCGACGCTGCCAGTTCAGCTCCAGCACCACGCGACCGCCCCATGCGTCTTCCACGACCTCCGCTGCAAGCACTGGTTCGGTCAACCGTGACGAGGCCATTGAGGAGGGTTGCAGGGAATCCAACTGCTGGCGAGCTTCGTCAGCGGAAAGCAGCGTCAGCTTTTCCAGTTGGTTGGACAGTTCCAGCATGGCCACGCGGTGCTGAGCGGTGTCCTGCCAGACTCGGTCGACTCGGAAGACGGTGGCTGTGAAGCAACTGATCAACGTCATCAACAACGCGGCCGAGACGATCGTTTCGATCATCGTGACGCCGGCATGCTCCACCCGCGAGGAACGCGAGCAGCGGCGGCGGGGTGCGAGGGTGTTCATGAGAGTCCTGAAATCAAACCGATCAAAACCGAGTAAACCGAGATCGCGGCCAACGCCACAATCGCCGACAGCACCGCCAGGCTGAGGAACGACGTCAACCGCCAGGCGAAACCGGAGCGTGCCCTGCGGCGGTGGATCTTCCTGGCAATAAACCATCGCAACAACCAAGCCTGCGTTTGCGGGGTTTGAGCCGTCAGCAAGATGTTGGATTCCTGTCGCGACAGCAGTCCCTGTTCCGCCACCGCCGACCAACCGTCCTGCCCTTGCTGGGTTCGCTGGGACGCCGCCTGCAATTTCTTGCGAATCGCGGGGGTCGAGTGCACGCTGGATAGTTTGTCGATCCCTGCGCTGAGCGAGGGTCCGCTTCCCATCGAATGGTCGGTTGCATCCAACTGGCCTGAGCCCGCAATAACTTCTGCTTCGGTCGCGTTGGCCAACAAAGCGCGGACGGCCAGGGGCGGCGGCATTTCCCGGCGGCCTCCAAGGTTGGGGTTCCAACGGTTGGTCAGGGATTCCAGGATCAGCGGGGCACGAAAGGCGAAATAAATGATCAGCAGCGTCACCAGCACGGGGAACACGACGGTGACCACACGCATCAAAGCAACAAACAACTTAAAGGTGGCTGGCAACTCCAGTTCGAACTCATCGAACATCGCTTCGAAGGTGGGAACGATGAAAATCGCGAAAAAGGTGAGCACGAACCAAGCCACCAAAAATCCAGCCAGCACCCGCAATTGCTGGCTGGTCGATTGACTGCGGTCCAAGTCGGACTGGGAAGCCACGCCGGGGTCAGGCTGCAACAATGCGCTGCATACGTCTTGGAAGTTTCCCGCCTGCTCGGCCATCCGCAAGGCAACTCCATGGGCTTGGTGCAGCAGATTGGGCGTTCGCTGAATCGCTTCACCGATGGGCACCCCCGCATTCAAGAACCAGGCAAACTGTTGCATGCGTCTGCCGGCCGCGCCGCGAAACTCGCCGGCCAAGCAGTCCATGGCCGCGGCGGTTTGCAAGGGTTGCGAATACGTGCGTGCCAATACTCGGATGGTCGCCCGGTGCGCGGCCGATGTGGCGCGGAGCTGTCCTTCGCCCTCCCAACCCGCCGGGCTGGCGGATGGTAGCGACGCGTCGTCGTTCAATGCGGCCGAACTTGTACTCATGCTCGTTTTGTTTCCCGAGTCCTGTTAACCGAGCCCGCTGATCAGGCCAACCAGTGGCAGGAACAATGCGATGACCAAAAAGCCCACGGCTCCTCCCGCCACACAAACGACCATGGGTGTGGTCCATGCCAGCCAAGCGTTCCAGCGAAAATGGTCGCGTTCTCGGTACATCTCCACGACTTCATCCAGCCATTCACTGCGCTGCTGCGGTGTCTCCTGTCGCATTGCATACCCAATCATCGCCACCGGTTGGCTGCCGGCGTAGACCGCCCCATCAAATGGCCGTTGTCCTTGCTGTAATCGCTCCCCCCAAAACCGACTCAGATCAGCAACCCAGCGGCGCTCACTGGCTCGACCGGCCGTTTGAATCGCTTCGTCATCAGCCAAGCCCGCCTGCAACAGCAGCGACACATGCCGCGCCCAGATCGCCATCACGTCCCGCTTGCTGCGCATCCAACGTCCCAGCCGGTATTTGCTGATCCACAACAGCACCAGTCCCAGGATCGCGGTGCCACCCAACAGCACACCGCCCCACTGCCGTATAAAACGGGAGAGTAAGATCAACGCGTGCGTCAGTGCCGGTAGATCCAATTCAAAATCCCGGAACATGGCGTCGAATTCTGGCACCAGGAACAAGCAAAACAGGATGATGATCAAACCGCTGACCAACAGTACGGAAAGCGGGTAAATCAATCCTTGCAGCAGACGGTAACGTTGACCGCGAGGACTGCCGACACGGTTTACCGCCTGTCGGGCCGCTTCGTCGATCTGCCAACTTGCGATCTCTCCGCTCTCCGCGGGCCTCATCAACGGCAGGCAAACCGCCAACGCATCGGCGCGGTGCAGGACGTCCTGCGGCGTCGGAGCTTGGGCAAACCAACGACTGAGCGATTCGAAGGCGCGTCTTTGCGGGCGCGGTAGTTCTTCACTGAGGCGCCGCAAGGCGGCTGAAATTTCACTGTGAAAACGAAGGACCTGCTGCAACCGCTGCTGGACATCGCGACCGTCCGGCGAAGGGTTAGGGGTAGGCGTAGGACTAGGGGGAGGCGTGGTGGGCGGCATGGGTTACATCGCTGGCAGCGCGAGATCCTTGTACAGAGCAAACACCGGCCACAGCACCAACAGGCTGCCCGCCAACACGACCAGGCCGCCAAAACCAGAAACCAGCAGCGATGGCAGCGTCAGGCTCAACGTCGACAAACGCTGCGCCGAACGATTTTGAAGATACACGGCTTGCCTGTGAAGGTAGTCCGCGAGCGCCGCATCGGCTGGGCCGTGTTGGACGGTTGTTTCCACCAGTTTGCGGACCGCACGTTCGTCGCCCACCAACTCGCAGGCCCAGGTTACCGCTTGGTGGGTAGGCACGGTGTGCTCCACCAATAACCCGGTGGTTTGCACTGCCGTCGCGGCGGCTCGCAACGTTCGGTACTTATGACCACCCAGCCAGCTTGCGATCCGGCTGGCTCCACCGTCCCACCACGCCAGCAACAATAAGAACGCCAGAATCGAAGTCCCCGCGACAAAGGTCGCTCGCATGGCGGCGCCGTCATACCGCGCCGGTGTATCAGAGGCCGGCACTAGATTCATGTCCTGCCGCAAGAAGTGCATCACAGGGATGATATAGTCTGAAAAGAACGCCAGACAAACTGCCGCGACCCCCAGGACGATGGTTAAATAAACCAATGTTGGTCGGATCATTTTGGCCAAGCGCTGACGCGCAAGACGTTGCGTGGCCAGTCCGTCCAGCACCAACGGCATCTGTTTGGTGAACGCGTTGACCAACACTGCCGCGCGGTAACCCGGAGGAACATTCACGGCTTCGTCGAGCGCAGCGGCGGGCGAGCGATCAACGGTTAGGCGATTCGCCAGCTGCTTTTCCCATTGCTCCAGCTCCCACGCTTTCGCGATCGGCGGCGCCAGACCAAACGCAGGCGAGGCTTTGAAAGTCAGCGGAACTCCAGCCAACAACGCGGCCTTCAAGTCGCGGTGAAAATTCGCCACCGCGTCTTGGGTGAAGTGGGTTGGTTCCGGGAGCATGGGCAGAGAGAAAAGTCATAGTCTCAGGACGGAATTTTCAAACAGGTTACCAGATTGAAACCGCCCTGTGTGCTTATTTCTACCCGAGAAGATCGAGTCGCTCGTCCGAGGCATTGTGCTGAGCCTCCCACGAAATACTTTCCAATAACTGCAACAACCCGACAAAAACTTTGACATCGATTTTCTTTTCCACGCCTCGCAGTGCTTTTTCCATCACGTCGACGTTTTCTTTGACAACTAAATAATCATCGACCGACCACTGCGTTCCCGCCGACGCCCGTTTGGCGAATGCCCGTTGGATTGCTTGGCGATAAGGTTTTAGCTCTTTTGCATCCAGGATCGGCGGCCATAAGATTTCACCGCTCGAGGGGTTGAAATATTCGTCGGTCAGTCGTTCGGGCGCGCGTTCGGCAGCCAGTTCGGCATACTTTTCTTCGCTCAGAGGCTCACGCCGGGTCAACTTCCTCTCTTCACGCCAAGCCTTGCGGCGAGCGTTGTAGGCCTTGACCACCTCAACCTGGTTATCCAGATAGCGATCGACCGACTCTTGCAGGTTGATGGCCGCCCGAGAATTTTGCAGGTTCGCTTGTCCCGAAGCGGCTTCCAACGCGGCAGCGCCTTTCAGAAGAGAACTTTCCGCCGTGCCTACATCGTCATCGGTATCGATTTCCACGACCCCCACGCCGGGAACTTGAGCAGTCACAGTGGTCGGAAGCAAACCGATGGTCAGAACCGAAGCGAACAACGAACACATCTTAAAGCGGGACATTTGCGAGACTCCAAAAGGAAAAAACGGCCAGGACGCCGTTCTTACTGTTTGCAATCCGCATGCCAGAAACTCGCAATCCGCATAGCAGAAAATTCGGTCGGGGCTGGATTCCCAGGGTGCGCTGCGCGA from Roseimaritima ulvae includes these protein-coding regions:
- a CDS encoding type II secretion system F family protein; its protein translation is MSTSSAALNDDASLPSASPAGWEGEGQLRATSAAHRATIRVLARTYSQPLQTAAAMDCLAGEFRGAAGRRMQQFAWFLNAGVPIGEAIQRTPNLLHQAHGVALRMAEQAGNFQDVCSALLQPDPGVASQSDLDRSQSTSQQLRVLAGFLVAWFVLTFFAIFIVPTFEAMFDEFELELPATFKLFVALMRVVTVVFPVLVTLLIIYFAFRAPLILESLTNRWNPNLGGRREMPPPLAVRALLANATEAEVIAGSGQLDATDHSMGSGPSLSAGIDKLSSVHSTPAIRKKLQAASQRTQQGQDGWSAVAEQGLLSRQESNILLTAQTPQTQAWLLRWFIARKIHRRRARSGFAWRLTSFLSLAVLSAIVALAAISVYSVLIGLISGLS
- a CDS encoding DUF1559 domain-containing protein, whose amino-acid sequence is MPQDRSFKQTEIVSKAGFTLVELLVVIAIIGVLVGLLLPAVQAAREAARRCSCSNNLAQLGLAVHNFEFGMEHLPAGVTNPDGPIRSEPVGQHVSFLVRLLPYIEQPGIANNFDIEAGTYAPANAPARAMHIPTYTCPSFYSSSLDFDSVGLTTYAGCHHGSEAPIEVDNNGLLFLNSHIRYSEIADGSTNTILIGEFLPEDNSLGWASGTRSSLRNTGHLISGSDMQNFTMMMGMNEQEPTEVGGFGSYHPGGANFVLADGAVRFLSQNTDGEVLENLGNRADGAMMGEF
- a CDS encoding sigma-70 family RNA polymerase sigma factor; this translates as MDSVTEKLIDATNGEPRAADELFSAMYDDFQRMANRFINNEPNRNRLTSSSLVHEAYVRMVDQRRVDWQGRTHFFAIGARVMRRILVDHARRVNSQKRGGGWTRAQLDPSVTFQIERDEDVLMLDDLLSKLKELDPRQAGVVELKFFGGLTMKEIACELGASLRTVEKDWSMARAWLRREMERDIQP
- a CDS encoding TraR/DksA family transcriptional regulator, with translation MPKKEALKKLREVLIRRRDALRRALAGDLSLLQEVRDTGPGDLLDAAVDTAQDEVNSQLVEAESRELTLIDEALERLKDGSYGTCDECGKNIPMARLQALPYATDCIQCRRKSEQGLSPSVSWNRVFEDAPIDSV
- a CDS encoding type II secretion system F family protein; this encodes MPPTTPPPSPTPTPNPSPDGRDVQQRLQQVLRFHSEISAALRRLSEELPRPQRRAFESLSRWFAQAPTPQDVLHRADALAVCLPLMRPAESGEIASWQIDEAARQAVNRVGSPRGQRYRLLQGLIYPLSVLLVSGLIIILFCLFLVPEFDAMFRDFELDLPALTHALILLSRFIRQWGGVLLGGTAILGLVLLWISKYRLGRWMRSKRDVMAIWARHVSLLLQAGLADDEAIQTAGRASERRWVADLSRFWGERLQQGQRPFDGAVYAGSQPVAMIGYAMRQETPQQRSEWLDEVVEMYRERDHFRWNAWLAWTTPMVVCVAGGAVGFLVIALFLPLVGLISGLG
- a CDS encoding PulJ/GspJ family protein, with the protein product MKRRRQLRGVSLLETMVAMLLISTLLVLSLGWVHQSFKFSSLMQQRQRQHQALLRLARQVRDDLRHGDSVTIEQDNRVLVQLPAEHQVAYQVVDQQLVRRSRSAAAPPTEDAFPLASGSTVQWDASELPDWISLTIRRAESLPELHLRVSVNRFGGATTASDPVTASEPTNASDATDGSDSAEVQQP
- a CDS encoding serine/threonine protein kinase produces the protein MTPERYAVARQIFYDAEALPVGERRAFVEQQTNDPELRREVLSLLEFHDAEAAKAEGGTVKGGGSRTIVSDATETASMADLPSAIRVARGSQLSAPSHARLRRWLPLLLSLIVALPSLMAIYGVERKAESSLQSLRYSQLEILGDTAAMAVREWAEGKIAIVQSWARTPQLQHNVSQLVELARQDQYREALVESSARAEIHKQMVALGGQDVRYVFWNRNGTTLASWQADAGDVGQRMPAAGSIELARAFAGETLLHKPDRITEPTVGFIAEQDVPLMWLVTPIRDPQGRTQAVMLVRGIGLYRELTAIFDELDFEDSGDTYAVDDRGWIRTELRHTERLRGTGLLPADATSAALYLRAGDPGHPLSRRRPLTADAATLPLTIAVSRAAARQSGQTVTPYRNYQGVEVVGAWRWLPELEMGAVSEISVQEAFATLTWLRWSLLGLAAVLTCSAAVAGFVVDQRFREVRQNEAEQFGRYELLDELGSGGMGVVYRARHQFMKRPAALKVIRPDREGQESRLRFDREVQLAAGLRSPHSVSIFDYGWTNDGRAYCAMEMLEGLTVHQAVSRAGKMPAGRVLHLLMHVCDSLAEAHRRGLVHRDVKPRNIMLSPRGECCDWAVLFDFGLAKPTEPDHQLFHTQERVWAGTPMFMAPERFRSPGRTDPRSDIYSLGAVGYFMLAGREPFSEIDPSGLFELILTSSPTPLEKLLEQSDVQPLAALLQQCMHKQVEQRPQSADELYAQLAKLRDQFPWTRQTATRWWEHHGQDI